A single genomic interval of uncultured Sphaerochaeta sp. harbors:
- a CDS encoding transposase, with the protein MPRRKRNDTPGTIHHVIQRGNNRNYIYENTRDKKEFLSLLSTALTTHGALLLQYALMDNHYHLLIKVGSVPLSSIIWFLNRHYSLYYNSRYNRTGTIYGDRYKSYLVSETHKLFSIIRYIVQNPVKAGLAATPSAYRWSGHTEVCTGNIHIIARTTLLSLFSPDPSLALDRYRECTEHENWTPQVGFATIIDKREETRERLSCLLDRTLAKRNLEDLRAMVVSGAKSPLSRELRNQFVHAAVTDGHALRDIASFLHVSHETVRRISKQEAR; encoded by the coding sequence ATGCCCAGGAGGAAGAGGAACGACACCCCAGGGACCATTCATCACGTCATCCAGCGAGGCAACAACAGGAACTACATCTACGAGAACACCCGTGACAAAAAGGAGTTTCTCAGTCTTCTCTCGACAGCACTGACCACCCACGGTGCACTCCTGCTCCAGTACGCCCTCATGGACAACCACTACCACCTCCTCATCAAGGTTGGTAGTGTTCCCCTCTCTTCCATCATCTGGTTTCTCAACCGTCATTACAGTCTCTACTACAACAGCCGGTACAACCGCACCGGAACCATCTATGGAGACCGCTACAAGAGCTACCTTGTGAGTGAAACCCATAAGCTCTTCAGCATCATCCGCTACATTGTCCAGAACCCCGTCAAGGCCGGCCTTGCTGCCACCCCCTCTGCATACCGATGGAGTGGTCACACGGAAGTGTGCACTGGAAACATCCATATAATTGCAAGGACAACCTTGCTCTCCCTCTTCTCTCCTGATCCCTCCTTGGCACTGGATCGCTACAGGGAGTGCACAGAACATGAGAACTGGACTCCTCAAGTAGGCTTTGCCACCATCATCGACAAGAGAGAGGAAACCAGGGAACGGCTCTCCTGTCTTCTGGATCGGACACTCGCAAAGCGGAACCTTGAGGATCTTCGTGCCATGGTTGTCTCAGGAGCAAAATCACCACTCTCCAGGGAACTCAGGAACCAATTTGTTCATGCTGCAGTTACTGACGGCCATGCCCTCAGGGACATCGCCAGCTTTCTCCATGTAAGCCATGAGACCGTAAGGAGGATCAGCAAGCAAGAGGCAAGGTAA
- a CDS encoding YifB family Mg chelatase-like AAA ATPase translates to MATVIRSLGINGIEGYPLAVEVAIIAGLQATTIVGLGDAAVKEAKDRMEACTEELSYAYPSKKVVVNLSPSDIPKRGAYLDLPMLLGLLVESKQVRPRIEDWQEIACVGGISTTGTLVGFNGVLPMAIQAHRMGWKKLIVPLDCANEASLVTGLEIIACETITEVIQYLEGRLHLSPHKTDQDPILQKNASKDGDFIDVVGHDDILPYLAAAVAGNHNLLLVGIPGAGKTLMARLLPTILPPMNEQEILEVSSIYSIAGELDGHELKRNRPFRCPHYNMSSHALIGGGPQAKPGEVTLAHRGILFLDELPEFGRKTLESLRLPLEDKRVTISRVNQTNRYPSDFMLVAAMNPCPCGYAGTSRCECTPYAIRTYRQRISGPILDRIDMQKYVGRVEFKDGHLMKGNTSSKDLRDSVMEARERQRHRFLKGGEPITTNSQMNSSQLRRYCTLDDKCAALLQKTYEKDQLSVRARYKTLKLARTFADIQGSATIERAHLIHALFSRDLEKEMNHHA, encoded by the coding sequence GTGGCAACAGTCATCAGAAGTCTCGGAATCAACGGAATAGAAGGATACCCACTTGCAGTGGAAGTAGCGATCATAGCAGGCCTGCAGGCAACCACCATCGTTGGCCTTGGTGATGCAGCAGTGAAGGAAGCAAAGGACAGGATGGAAGCATGCACAGAAGAACTCTCCTATGCCTATCCATCAAAGAAGGTCGTGGTAAATCTTAGCCCCAGTGACATCCCCAAGAGGGGAGCCTATCTCGATCTCCCCATGCTCCTCGGCCTCCTGGTTGAATCGAAGCAGGTCAGGCCAAGGATTGAGGACTGGCAGGAAATAGCCTGTGTTGGGGGAATCAGCACCACAGGAACCCTCGTCGGCTTCAACGGTGTACTGCCCATGGCAATCCAGGCACACCGCATGGGATGGAAGAAACTCATCGTACCGCTTGATTGTGCCAATGAGGCTTCCCTGGTCACGGGACTGGAGATCATCGCCTGTGAGACCATCACAGAGGTAATCCAATACCTGGAAGGCCGGTTGCATCTCTCCCCCCATAAAACAGACCAGGACCCCATCCTTCAGAAAAATGCCAGCAAGGACGGCGATTTCATCGACGTCGTCGGACATGACGACATCCTCCCTTACCTTGCAGCAGCTGTTGCAGGGAACCACAACCTTCTCTTGGTAGGTATACCTGGAGCTGGGAAGACGCTCATGGCCCGGTTGCTCCCCACCATCCTCCCCCCAATGAATGAGCAGGAAATATTGGAAGTCTCCTCAATTTACAGCATAGCAGGGGAACTTGACGGCCATGAGCTCAAGAGAAACAGACCCTTCAGGTGCCCCCACTACAACATGTCCTCCCATGCCCTCATAGGAGGGGGCCCACAGGCAAAACCAGGGGAAGTGACCCTTGCCCACCGAGGTATCCTCTTTCTCGATGAACTGCCCGAATTTGGACGGAAAACCCTCGAATCCCTTCGCCTCCCCCTTGAGGACAAACGCGTTACCATCAGCCGGGTAAACCAGACCAACCGCTATCCCTCCGACTTCATGCTTGTAGCAGCCATGAACCCCTGCCCCTGTGGCTACGCAGGCACCTCACGTTGTGAATGCACCCCCTATGCCATCAGGACCTACCGCCAACGCATATCAGGCCCCATCCTCGACCGCATCGACATGCAGAAGTACGTCGGTAGGGTGGAGTTCAAGGACGGTCATCTCATGAAAGGCAATACCAGCTCCAAGGACCTCAGGGACTCGGTCATGGAGGCGCGTGAGCGCCAGAGACACCGCTTTCTGAAAGGAGGGGAGCCTATTACCACCAACTCCCAGATGAACAGCTCCCAGCTTCGAAGGTACTGCACCCTCGACGACAAATGTGCCGCTCTCCTCCAGAAAACCTATGAAAAGGACCAACTCTCGGTCCGCGCCCGCTACAAGACCCTCAAGCTTGCCCGAACCTTCGCCGACATACAGGGAAGTGCCACCATTGAGAGAGCCCATCTCATCCACGCACTCTTTTCCCGTGACCTCGAAAAGGAGATGAATCATCATGCATGA
- a CDS encoding acyl-ACP thioesterase domain-containing protein: MDIDANNIGYGNDRVRVVDCDTFYRVKPVKYFAINQEMSAIHADMFGCGHRALLDGEHRAWMIFRTRMYIHNLASWRTGFEAETWCQEGHRLFFPRAVTAKEVGGEPLFEAYNHWIVLDMEQGRPEKPSYLKSRLLFPPTNERWFDPAFPKFPRQEDFSKGVVSRDKVHMDYYDYDYNRHVNNLSYIDWMMASFPFEHMDTYYPSFIDVEWKRQCHHGDALVVETRSKDANQFLTCIKRIDATGIEEVVFHAVTHWKKRQTVV, from the coding sequence ATGGATATTGATGCCAATAATATAGGGTATGGGAATGATCGGGTACGGGTTGTCGATTGTGATACGTTCTACCGTGTGAAGCCAGTGAAGTACTTTGCGATCAACCAGGAAATGTCTGCAATACATGCCGATATGTTTGGTTGCGGGCATAGAGCGCTCTTGGACGGTGAACATCGGGCTTGGATGATCTTCAGGACCAGGATGTACATACACAATCTTGCTTCCTGGAGGACTGGATTCGAGGCTGAGACGTGGTGTCAAGAAGGGCATAGGCTCTTCTTCCCTCGTGCTGTTACGGCTAAGGAGGTGGGTGGAGAGCCTCTTTTTGAGGCATACAACCATTGGATTGTCCTGGACATGGAACAGGGAAGACCCGAAAAGCCATCATACCTTAAGAGCAGGTTGCTCTTTCCACCTACAAACGAGAGGTGGTTCGATCCTGCTTTTCCGAAGTTCCCTCGACAAGAGGATTTCTCCAAAGGGGTTGTGAGCAGGGACAAGGTGCACATGGACTACTATGACTATGATTACAACAGGCATGTGAACAACCTGAGCTACATTGACTGGATGATGGCCTCCTTTCCCTTTGAGCATATGGATACGTACTACCCTTCTTTCATCGATGTCGAGTGGAAAAGGCAGTGCCACCATGGGGATGCACTCGTGGTGGAAACGAGAAGCAAGGATGCAAATCAGTTTCTGACCTGTATCAAGAGAATTGATGCTACTGGCATCGAGGAAGTGGTGTTTCATGCAGTCACGCACTGGAAGAAGAGGCAAACAGTTGTTTGA
- a CDS encoding helix-turn-helix domain-containing protein — protein MNRIKDYRKQSRLTQKQLADLMHTTQQTIGRWENGNPEPSIANLRDLAYALRTTVGALLGDPWTSNQSSNYHLMLKEDENGMDGLWGNLGILPSGRPKSIWYPITLGTFESIPSSLKHNEPFYFETLNNKLVLVNPKHVKRFVTLDEASDEFPDDWDLEWHESGYESLEIYDALEAYQNESYYPDTEKQLSENLRETIKKIISDRNLDDDDILKLTSNIRIFFNDGKLESYSLSDFDFIDDIMFSIFSSDEFPKTITIDHDDFSMYIPTDSISLIEFPLLKANEVMKRLNSE, from the coding sequence ATGAACAGAATTAAAGATTACCGCAAGCAATCCCGTCTTACCCAGAAACAGTTAGCTGATCTGATGCATACAACACAGCAAACAATTGGAAGATGGGAAAACGGGAATCCAGAACCCAGCATTGCAAACTTACGTGATCTGGCTTATGCCTTAAGAACAACAGTAGGAGCATTACTTGGAGACCCTTGGACATCGAACCAAAGTTCAAATTATCATTTGATGCTCAAAGAGGATGAGAATGGAATGGATGGACTTTGGGGCAATCTTGGCATTTTGCCCAGCGGTAGGCCTAAATCGATTTGGTATCCCATCACTTTGGGGACATTTGAAAGCATCCCTTCTTCACTTAAGCATAATGAACCTTTTTATTTTGAAACTCTGAATAACAAACTCGTCTTGGTAAATCCGAAGCACGTAAAGCGATTTGTCACGCTTGACGAGGCATCTGATGAGTTTCCTGATGATTGGGATTTGGAGTGGCATGAGTCCGGCTATGAGTCCCTTGAGATTTATGATGCTCTAGAAGCATACCAAAATGAATCATACTATCCAGATACAGAAAAACAGCTTTCAGAGAACCTGAGGGAAACGATAAAAAAAATAATATCTGATAGGAATCTCGATGATGACGATATTTTAAAGCTTACATCCAATATCCGAATTTTTTTCAACGATGGAAAGCTTGAGTCCTACAGTCTCTCAGACTTTGATTTTATTGATGACATCATGTTTTCGATATTTAGTTCAGATGAATTCCCAAAAACCATCACTATCGATCATGATGATTTCTCCATGTACATTCCAACAGATTCTATATCCCTGATTGAATTTCCCCTCCTGAAAGCCAATGAGGTGATGAAGCGGCTTAACTCTGAATGA
- a CDS encoding DUF6880 family protein has translation MQGDRESLIALLYKNFKSYRTLDALEKLLLVMGQEKREEVLANEVTSICQNPSFDDQDAQFLSDVGMMDVLETYVLDRTQTLDGGNYYTLPCIAQKLGESGRYLAATLLYRSLLDSMMERAYAKSYHHGVDYLNAMDAFAPLVKDWKTFPTHNTYKRDLSLDHKRKRSFWDQYRRSKGM, from the coding sequence ATGCAAGGCGACCGTGAAAGCCTCATCGCCCTTCTCTATAAGAACTTCAAGTCCTATCGTACACTCGATGCCTTGGAAAAGCTCCTGCTCGTGATGGGTCAAGAGAAGCGGGAAGAGGTCCTGGCAAACGAGGTGACCTCCATTTGTCAGAATCCTTCCTTCGATGACCAGGATGCGCAGTTTTTGTCGGACGTAGGAATGATGGATGTGTTGGAAACCTATGTATTGGACAGGACACAGACGTTGGATGGGGGAAATTACTATACCTTGCCTTGCATAGCGCAAAAGCTGGGAGAGAGTGGACGCTATCTTGCAGCCACATTGCTCTATCGCAGCCTGCTGGATTCCATGATGGAACGTGCGTATGCAAAGAGCTATCACCATGGGGTGGATTACCTCAATGCAATGGATGCCTTTGCCCCTCTCGTCAAAGATTGGAAAACCTTCCCTACCCATAATACATACAAGAGGGACCTCTCGCTGGATCATAAGAGAAAAAGAAGCTTCTGGGACCAATACAGGAGAAGCAAAGGGATGTGA
- a CDS encoding type I restriction-modification system subunit M — protein sequence MRLPEGEVKENTEILSARAWKIAEVLEQRFPGWDSRRYIIAMLIYRYLSQEMEQFAEDQPELVLHQKRYRTMDDEEVEALADEASSTIGFFIPPSGLFCNVYRDAPRDGNLGKTLEWVFSDIEESAVGYASESVFRNLSSHLAKDEIELGAVPRTRKQKLYSLMKAVSSISPEAIFDMTSTFEHLLDQYSRPQATGDGIFEARLVPDLLILLVSRGSKSIQSFYDPYCGTGVLLSHARFRLAEGGCLYGQSEMIPEYNMARFFMFLIHLDPTRFSLAYGDSLTSFESFGGRTFDAIASILPVRKLWARDEDSSLVKDSRFSPAGVLAPKAKTDLAYVMHSVSCLSERGTAAFALGEGALSRERAEKTIRSWLLDNNLVDAVIRIPAYGHHADTMHRHVLVIRKGRREDTILFIDASSQTRDKRPSFILISEISHIYNERREVPHYACLVDRKEVMENRCDLRPFHYVESNHPCEGESEASLEKAIEKTGNDLASLAVSPTVLASLAKKLDQAPFLPVGKVAAIKGGKNIRSYAFTDSPTGIGYVRTSDLACKSSDCLLVSSSVLRISPKVTTARMFDRDTVLIPKYATSIKSGRRGILAKSSAVDGNLLSLVPQEGVREEYLLHAFGAWARGVWLKRTNHKGVLRCSDANDAMIRVPPMGVQKQVSETIRSLEASERLLGKRISLLRKHFEKRLCELMMSIHDAPRFPVSAVAEVSKIPGYQYNKFVRYADSGACIALRGCNVKNGRLDLSDAKRLDDTVLHEISCARLHAGDILFTYVGSLGHAAVIDCDDLYYLEPGVALIRVDKTKALPAYLYYWYLNSPDYRVREERYVSRRNIPFDRIRNFKVGLPPLERQRDIVEELEREYMARIIESERALSEVHTNLEMLVSKLAL from the coding sequence ATGAGATTGCCTGAAGGTGAAGTGAAGGAAAACACAGAGATACTTTCCGCCAGGGCATGGAAGATAGCCGAGGTTCTGGAGCAACGTTTTCCTGGTTGGGACTCCCGTCGATACATCATTGCAATGCTTATCTATCGGTATCTCTCCCAGGAAATGGAGCAGTTCGCAGAAGATCAACCGGAACTGGTGTTGCATCAGAAGCGATACAGAACCATGGATGACGAGGAGGTAGAAGCGCTTGCAGATGAGGCGTCTTCCACGATTGGGTTCTTCATTCCTCCAAGTGGACTCTTCTGCAATGTGTACCGGGATGCCCCAAGAGATGGGAATCTGGGGAAGACCTTGGAATGGGTCTTTTCCGATATTGAGGAATCAGCGGTCGGATACGCAAGTGAGAGCGTCTTCAGGAACCTCTCAAGTCATCTTGCTAAAGATGAAATTGAACTGGGTGCTGTTCCCAGAACAAGAAAGCAGAAGCTATACAGCCTGATGAAGGCCGTCTCCAGTATCAGTCCAGAGGCCATTTTCGATATGACGAGTACCTTTGAGCACCTGCTTGACCAGTATTCCAGGCCTCAGGCAACAGGAGACGGGATATTCGAAGCACGGCTTGTACCTGACTTGCTTATACTCCTTGTGAGCAGGGGAAGTAAGTCCATACAGTCATTCTATGACCCCTACTGTGGAACAGGTGTGCTCTTATCCCATGCACGCTTCCGCCTTGCCGAGGGGGGCTGTTTGTATGGCCAGAGCGAAATGATACCAGAGTACAACATGGCCCGTTTCTTCATGTTTCTCATCCATCTCGACCCAACTCGTTTCTCATTGGCCTATGGCGACTCACTGACGTCTTTCGAATCCTTTGGAGGACGTACGTTTGACGCAATCGCCAGCATACTCCCTGTGAGGAAGCTATGGGCCAGAGATGAGGATTCCTCTCTTGTAAAGGACAGCCGTTTCAGTCCTGCAGGAGTCCTGGCTCCGAAGGCAAAGACTGACCTGGCATACGTCATGCACTCAGTGTCATGCCTCAGTGAGAGAGGAACGGCAGCCTTTGCCCTGGGCGAAGGGGCCCTGAGCCGGGAAAGGGCTGAGAAGACAATACGAAGCTGGCTTCTGGATAACAACCTTGTCGATGCCGTCATCAGAATCCCGGCCTATGGCCATCATGCAGACACGATGCATCGCCATGTGCTTGTCATACGAAAGGGAAGAAGGGAGGACACCATTCTTTTCATCGATGCATCTTCACAAACTAGAGACAAGAGGCCTTCCTTCATACTGATCAGTGAGATATCCCACATATACAACGAGAGACGGGAAGTGCCCCACTATGCTTGCCTTGTGGACAGGAAAGAGGTCATGGAAAACAGGTGTGATCTCAGGCCTTTCCACTATGTTGAGAGTAATCACCCTTGTGAAGGGGAATCAGAGGCATCGCTTGAAAAAGCCATTGAGAAGACAGGGAATGATCTTGCATCGTTGGCTGTCTCCCCTACCGTGCTTGCTTCGTTGGCTAAGAAGCTTGATCAGGCGCCTTTCCTGCCTGTTGGCAAAGTGGCGGCCATCAAAGGGGGCAAGAACATAAGGTCCTATGCATTCACAGATTCCCCTACAGGGATTGGGTATGTGAGGACATCAGATCTTGCATGCAAATCCAGTGATTGCCTCCTCGTCAGTTCGTCCGTGCTCAGGATCTCACCGAAGGTAACCACTGCAAGGATGTTTGACAGGGATACGGTGCTTATTCCCAAATATGCCACAAGCATCAAATCGGGCAGGAGGGGGATCCTGGCTAAGAGTTCGGCTGTAGATGGAAACCTGTTGAGCCTTGTCCCACAGGAAGGGGTACGAGAAGAGTACCTGCTACATGCATTCGGGGCTTGGGCCCGCGGGGTATGGCTCAAGAGAACCAACCACAAGGGAGTACTGCGCTGCAGCGATGCCAATGATGCCATGATCAGGGTTCCCCCTATGGGAGTACAGAAGCAGGTAAGTGAGACAATACGTTCCCTTGAAGCGTCTGAGCGCTTGTTGGGAAAGAGGATTTCCCTATTGAGAAAACACTTTGAGAAGCGTCTGTGTGAGCTCATGATGTCCATTCATGATGCGCCCCGCTTCCCTGTTTCTGCTGTTGCTGAAGTCTCGAAGATTCCTGGTTACCAGTATAACAAGTTTGTGAGGTATGCTGACTCGGGTGCATGTATTGCCCTGAGAGGGTGCAATGTGAAGAACGGTCGTCTCGATTTGTCAGATGCCAAACGTCTTGATGATACGGTCCTGCATGAGATCAGCTGTGCGCGTCTCCATGCTGGGGATATCCTGTTCACCTATGTCGGCTCCCTGGGTCATGCCGCTGTGATAGATTGCGATGATCTCTACTATCTGGAGCCAGGGGTAGCCCTGATCAGGGTTGATAAGACAAAGGCGCTTCCTGCATATCTGTACTACTGGTACCTGAACAGCCCTGATTACAGGGTACGTGAGGAAAGGTATGTGAGCAGGAGAAACATTCCTTTCGACCGTATACGAAATTTCAAAGTTGGTCTTCCTCCGCTGGAGCGGCAACGAGACATTGTCGAGGAGCTCGAGCGTGAGTACATGGCAAGGATTATTGAGTCGGAAAGAGCATTGTCAGAAGTTCATACGAATCTTGAGATGCTTGTTTCAAAGCTGGCTTTGTGA
- a CDS encoding DNA-processing protein DprA: MHDQTIYWIWLNEMRGITLRDKRKLISVLSTPENIFHESTTTIADILETKKQRNGSVAESRREPYGAVWNTRSLADAETILANNEQHSIHLLSPDHQHYHSIYTNDTKAPLVLYYKGRLSPPEIPITGVIGSRASTSYGNLVTKAAVATLVEKGTIVASGLSFGIDALAHQTTLEYNGITYAFIPCGLHKAQPASHSELMEQIADTGAVITPYAYGKEALPFRFIGRNAVLATWCDTLLVVEARKRSGSMHTARSALKKGKQVLAVPNTLLEPRSSGTNLLLTEGAKAYYDDQLQFGGCYNSIPTSHPDEEDVILALNGNPLTTSEIVDMVPDLSLSVMECLTEMELSGRIVFRPDGRWHLVGGL; this comes from the coding sequence ATGCATGACCAAACAATCTACTGGATCTGGCTCAATGAAATGCGGGGGATCACCCTCAGGGATAAACGGAAACTCATCTCAGTTCTCTCCACTCCTGAGAACATCTTCCACGAATCAACCACCACTATTGCCGACATATTGGAAACAAAGAAACAAAGGAATGGTTCCGTCGCTGAAAGCAGGAGGGAACCCTATGGGGCCGTCTGGAATACACGCAGCCTTGCCGATGCTGAAACCATCCTTGCCAACAATGAACAGCACTCCATCCATCTCCTCTCCCCTGATCACCAGCACTACCATTCAATCTATACAAATGATACCAAGGCACCCCTGGTGCTTTACTACAAAGGCAGGCTCTCCCCACCTGAAATACCCATCACAGGTGTCATCGGGTCTCGTGCAAGCACATCCTACGGGAACCTGGTGACCAAGGCCGCAGTAGCAACCTTGGTTGAAAAGGGGACCATTGTTGCCTCAGGGCTCTCATTCGGTATTGATGCCCTTGCCCATCAGACCACACTTGAATACAACGGTATTACCTACGCCTTCATCCCTTGCGGCCTGCACAAAGCACAGCCGGCATCACACAGTGAACTCATGGAGCAGATAGCAGATACCGGGGCAGTCATCACCCCCTATGCCTATGGCAAGGAAGCCTTGCCCTTCCGCTTCATCGGAAGGAATGCCGTACTTGCCACCTGGTGTGACACCCTCCTGGTCGTTGAAGCCCGGAAGCGGAGTGGCAGCATGCATACTGCCCGCAGTGCCCTGAAAAAGGGGAAACAGGTACTGGCCGTCCCCAACACCCTGCTTGAACCAAGAAGCTCAGGCACTAACCTCCTGCTCACTGAAGGAGCCAAGGCCTACTATGACGACCAACTGCAATTCGGTGGCTGCTACAACAGCATACCCACCTCCCATCCCGATGAGGAGGACGTCATACTGGCCCTGAATGGCAACCCCCTCACCACCAGCGAGATTGTGGACATGGTCCCTGATCTGAGCCTCTCTGTCATGGAGTGCCTTACAGAAATGGAACTCTCAGGGAGGATTGTATTTCGCCCGGATGGCAGGTGGCATCTGGTAGGAGGCCTTTGA
- a CDS encoding MFS transporter, whose product MNIKTLIHRDLQAFLMLWITQSCSQLGSSMTSFALVLYLYEKSGSALSTALLSVCSYAPYILLSMFAGALSDTWNKKRTMLVCDSLAAISTIVVFVLLQTGQLQIWHLYGLNVINGMMNTVQQPASEVAMSLITPRRFYQKVSGLKSFSNALNTMLTPIIATALYAFAGMQAIILVDVSTFLFSFIILLSCIRIPQQDAVSKTDKESVLKATGEGIRYLKQNRGILNLILFLSAINLTVSLYNAALPAMLLSRAGGGATALGWVTMVTGFATLVGSIVASAIRAPKSRVKVIYWSLLFSMSAENFMLAFGKSIPVWCIGAILGWIAIPLMGTNLGAILRLHIPIEMQGRVYATRNTLQFCTIPVGYLLGGFLVDKVFEPFVSEHATNDLLIFLFGSGKGSGAAFLFAVMGVIGVATCLVFGKNRAIWSLEQKEPMDEKQ is encoded by the coding sequence ATGAACATAAAAACACTCATTCACCGGGATTTACAGGCATTTCTCATGCTCTGGATTACCCAGTCATGCTCTCAACTCGGGAGCTCGATGACCAGTTTTGCACTGGTTCTCTATCTGTACGAGAAAAGTGGTTCTGCGTTATCGACAGCACTGCTGTCTGTGTGCTCGTATGCACCGTACATTCTTCTCAGTATGTTCGCAGGGGCGCTCAGCGACACCTGGAACAAGAAACGGACCATGCTCGTTTGTGATAGCCTGGCGGCAATCAGCACGATTGTTGTGTTTGTACTGCTGCAGACAGGTCAACTGCAAATCTGGCATCTCTATGGTCTGAATGTGATAAATGGGATGATGAACACGGTGCAACAACCGGCTTCGGAGGTTGCAATGAGCCTGATAACCCCCCGTAGGTTCTATCAGAAAGTCAGTGGTCTGAAATCCTTTTCCAATGCCCTGAATACCATGCTTACACCAATAATCGCCACTGCTCTCTATGCCTTTGCAGGCATGCAGGCGATTATTCTTGTGGATGTCTCAACGTTTCTCTTCTCTTTCATCATCCTCTTGTCCTGTATCAGGATCCCGCAGCAGGATGCTGTTTCCAAGACTGATAAAGAATCGGTTCTGAAGGCCACAGGGGAAGGAATTCGCTATCTCAAACAGAATCGCGGCATCCTGAACCTGATACTGTTCCTCTCTGCCATCAACCTGACCGTTTCTCTCTACAATGCAGCACTTCCTGCCATGTTGCTCTCTCGAGCAGGAGGCGGTGCAACAGCACTTGGTTGGGTTACCATGGTGACCGGTTTTGCAACACTGGTGGGGAGTATCGTAGCTTCTGCCATCAGGGCACCCAAAAGCAGGGTGAAAGTCATCTATTGGTCGCTGTTGTTCTCGATGAGTGCCGAGAATTTCATGCTTGCTTTCGGGAAATCAATTCCTGTGTGGTGTATAGGTGCAATACTTGGTTGGATTGCCATACCTCTTATGGGTACGAACCTGGGTGCCATCCTGAGGCTCCATATTCCTATCGAGATGCAAGGCCGTGTGTATGCTACAAGGAATACGTTGCAATTCTGCACCATACCAGTAGGGTATTTGCTGGGGGGATTTCTGGTCGACAAGGTATTCGAGCCTTTTGTATCAGAACATGCTACGAATGACCTTTTAATTTTCCTGTTTGGTTCGGGCAAGGGTTCAGGAGCGGCTTTTCTTTTTGCAGTGATGGGCGTCATTGGTGTAGCAACGTGTCTGGTTTTCGGCAAGAACCGAGCAATATGGAGTCTTGAACAGAAAGAACCGATGGATGAGAAACAATAA
- a CDS encoding DUF6880 family protein has product MPDNRKQKLMDLGLETLVDTLLELAGHISQVDDRINMLIANEQENLERFRRKLAALKNSTQFIDSRMTYSFAKVLERMLADIEERITDPSNGLDLIAQFIETDEFVFETCDDSYGTVAEVYLQTAKDLFFQYASSCQDKEKVATLFLRVSEKDAYGARSSLMENLTDFLGDPVLTLILDKLQVLEADEKEEKRKISYARMIASICNQQEEANLFAAALQGKQVELPIPRMLALARVFCEKQDAESALAWIKRIPANDSSNRYKVEEILK; this is encoded by the coding sequence ATGCCTGATAACCGTAAACAGAAACTGATGGACCTTGGCCTTGAGACTCTTGTTGATACCCTGTTGGAGTTGGCAGGCCATATTTCCCAAGTCGATGACAGGATCAACATGCTCATAGCAAACGAGCAAGAGAATCTCGAAAGATTCAGACGAAAGTTAGCAGCATTGAAAAACTCCACCCAATTCATTGATTCCAGGATGACTTATTCCTTTGCAAAGGTTCTGGAGAGAATGCTTGCAGACATTGAAGAAAGGATAACAGATCCCTCTAACGGATTGGATCTGATTGCACAGTTCATTGAGACCGATGAATTTGTCTTCGAGACGTGCGACGATTCCTATGGCACTGTTGCTGAAGTCTATCTGCAAACTGCCAAGGATCTGTTTTTCCAATATGCTTCATCCTGTCAGGACAAAGAGAAGGTGGCAACCCTGTTTTTGCGAGTGTCCGAAAAGGATGCCTACGGTGCGCGATCTTCCCTCATGGAGAATCTCACAGATTTCCTTGGAGACCCGGTGTTGACCCTCATACTGGATAAATTGCAGGTATTGGAGGCAGATGAGAAAGAAGAGAAGAGAAAGATATCCTATGCAAGGATGATTGCATCCATATGCAACCAGCAAGAGGAAGCAAATCTCTTTGCAGCTGCCCTGCAAGGCAAGCAGGTAGAACTGCCAATACCCAGGATGCTTGCACTAGCACGTGTTTTCTGTGAGAAGCAGGATGCTGAGTCGGCACTTGCTTGGATCAAGAGGATTCCTGCAAACGATTCTTCCAATCGTTATAAGGTTGAAGAAATCCTGAAGTAA